A stretch of Lathyrus oleraceus cultivar Zhongwan6 chromosome 6, CAAS_Psat_ZW6_1.0, whole genome shotgun sequence DNA encodes these proteins:
- the LOC127094689 gene encoding uncharacterized protein LOC127094689: MTDDTIEQEYQEFEHIPRVARRPPVVLVNRNQDPDQAIRQVRHDAAMGEQNLEAIVERIIVRNGVSPYLQRLTYSSSLPDFVLQTKLPRGWKVPKFTKFAGDTKESTVEHVARYQTEAGNIANNEDLKLKYFPSSLTKNVFTWFTMLPPQSIQTWTQLERLFHEQFYMGQSKINLKELASVKQKVVESIDQYLNRFRLLKA; encoded by the coding sequence ATGACAGATGATACTATCGAACAGGAATATCAGGAATTTGAACACATCCCAAGGGTGGCACGAAGGCCCCCCGTGGTACTGGTTAACCGTAACCAGGATCCAGACCAGGCTATTCGACAAGTTCGACACGATGCAGCCATGGGGGAACAAAACTTAGAGGCTATCGTCGAACGGATCATAGTGCGAAATGGAGTAAGTCCTTACCTCCAGCGGCTGACGTACTCTTCGTCTCTACCAGATTTTGTCTTACAAACAAAATTGCCAAGGGGATGGAAAGTCCCTAAATTTACTAAGTTCGCTGGGGATACTAAAGAATCCACCGTCGAGCACGTGGCAAGGTACCAAACTGAGGCTGGCAATATAGCGAACAATGAGGATTTGAAGTTAAAATACTTCCCAAGTTCTCTGACAAAAAACGTGTTTACATGGTTCACGATGCTACCTCCACAGTCGATCCAAACATGGACACAATTAGAGaggttgttccatgaacaattttacatgggacaatCAAAGATCAACCTCAAAGAACTAGCTAGCGTTAAGCAAAAGGTTGTTGAATCAATTGATCAGTATCTGAATAGGTTTAGACTGCTGAAAGCATGA